In Magnolia sinica isolate HGM2019 unplaced genomic scaffold, MsV1 ctg397, whole genome shotgun sequence, one genomic interval encodes:
- the LOC131236341 gene encoding probable LRR receptor-like serine/threonine-protein kinase At3g47570 gives MELPPMTLWAFWSFLLVSFPWFFGSAAHFSNETDYLALLHFKDLITDDPLHSLSSWNHTVHFCRWQGVICDGRRHPQRVTALNLTNNNLVGPISPFIGNLTFLKRIDLANNSFSGPIPEQMGQLFRLRFLRLRNNTLTGKIPTNLTYCSKLEFLYLGQNQLSGRIPAEIGSLSKLTILHVGENNLTGSIPLSLGNLSSLTILYLSRNSLDGSIPDDLGRLARLEGFGISQNELSGRIPPQLYNLSSIKFLDVGFNTLHGNLPPNLGLTLPNLQGLYAGGNQFTGPIPISLSNASGLVIIDLDSNSFSGSVPTNFGSLKSLSRLKLWGNKLGVGKSHDLIFLDSLTNCSSLRVLQVHSNHLSGALPDSMFNISTQLTELTLADNKIFGSIPSGIQNLVGLTVLDMRYNFLTGTIPIGIGKLYNARKLYFEANELSGQIPSSLGNISQLLKLRLSENNLSGSIPSTLGNCTNLQFIFLDHNKFSSSLPRQLFSFPSLIELYIGNNSFADSLPLEVGNLKTLSVLSVSNNKLSGEIPISLGKCLSLENLWLDGNFFQESIPPTFSTLRGLRSLDLSRNNLSGEIPKYLEKLALESLNLSFNNFEGELPKHGVFGNASQVSVLGNNKLCGGIPELNLPQCSSQASKKRRKSLASKVKISVVVVVLCLMLVSCIFAALYWVRKSRRKPVDVPSAEDPFVTMSYAELFKATDGFSSTNLVGTGSFGTVYKGALDRDGTMLAVKVFNVQQQGALRSFMAECEALKNIRHRNLVKILTCCVSIDFKGNDFKALVYEYMPNESLDKWLHRDGDDQLGRNLKFTQMLNIAIDVASALDYLHNHCQKPIIHRDLKPSNILLDDDMIAHVGDFGLAKFLPEVAQTSSIGIKGSIGYIAPEYAMGSKASTQGDVYSYGIFLLEMITGKGPTDGMFMDNLSLHHFAKLALLERVMEIVEPQLFIEDTKVTQGNGNHINTRNRMHECLILMVRIGVLCSSESPRERMCMKDVASEMHAIKNQYLGVKIHRDI, from the exons ATGGAGCTCCCACCTATGACCCtatgggcattttggtcatttctcctTGTCTCTTTTCCATGGTTCTTCGGATCAGCCGCTCACTTCTCCAACGAAACCGATTACCTTGCTTTGCTCCACTTTAAAGATCTGATAACCGACGATCCTCTCCATTCCTTGAGCTCATGGAACCATACTGTCCACTTCTGTCGCTGGCAAGGAGTCATTTGCGATGGTCGCCGCCATCCTCAAAGGGTCACTGCCTTGAATCTCACAAACAataacttggtgggccccatttctcCCTTCATAGGAAACCTCACCTTCCTCAAGAGAATCGATCTCGCAAACAACAGCTTCAGCGGACCGATTCCTGAACAGATGGGCCAGTTGTTCCGCTTGCGGTTTCTCCGTCTGCGCAATAACACACTCACCGGAAAAATTCCAACAAATCTTACCTACTGTTCGAAACTCGAATTCCTTTATCTTGGGCAGAATCAGTTGTCAGGAAGGATTCCAGCTGAGATTGGCTCTCTATCGAAACTCACTATATTGCATGTTGGTGAGAACAATCTTACGGGAAGCATCCCACTttcacttggaaacctttcgtCTCTCACTATCCTTTATCTCTCCAGAAACAGTCTGGATGGCAGCATACCAGATGACCTTGGTCGGTTGGCACGCTTAGAAGGGTTTGGCATTAGTCAAAATGAACTGTCAGGTAGGATTCCACCCCAGCTATACAATCTCTCCTCCATTAAGTTTTTGGACGTGGGATTTAACACATTGCATGGAAACCTTCCTCCTAACTTAGGCCTCACTCTTCCTAATCTCCAAGGGCTTTACGCCGGAGGAAACCAATTCACAGGACCCATACCaatttcattatccaatgcttcAGGACTCGTAATTATTGACCTTGATAGCAATAGCTTTAGCGGATCTGTACCTACGAATTTTGGAAGCCTCAAGAGTCTGTCCAGGTTAAAATTGTGGGGTAATAAACTTGGAGTTGGAAAATCTCATGACTTGATTTTTCTCGATTCTTTGACCAATTGCAGTAGCTTACGAGTGCTGCAGGTTCACAGTAATCATCTCAGCGGTGCGTTGCCCGACTCCATGTTTAATATTTCGACCCAACTGACCGAGCTAACTTTGGCAGATAACAAAATATTCGGAAGCATCCCTTCTGGGATTCAGAATCTTGTCGGCTTAACGGTACTGGATATGAGGTATAACTTTTTAACAGGTACTATTCCCATTGGTATTGGGAAGCTTTACAATGCAAGAAAACTTTACTTTGAAGCAAATGAATTATCAGGGCAAATTCCGTCTTCCTTGGGCAACATCTCCCAATTGTTGAAACTCCGTTTATCTGAAAACAATCTATCGGGGAGCATACCTTCAACTCTTGGTAATTGCACAAACCTGCAATTCATATTCCTCGACCATAATAAGTTCAGCAGTAGCTTACCCAGACAACTTTTCAGCTTTCCATCTTTGATTGAACTTTACATTGGAAATAACTCTTTTGCCGATAGTTTGCCACTCGAAGTTGGTAACTTGAAAACTCTCTCGGTATTGAGTGTTTCAAATAACAAATTGTCAGGAGAAATTCCAATCTCACTAGGCAAGTGTCTCAGCTTAGAGAATCTCTGGTTGGATGGAAACTTCTTTCAAGAATCAATTCCTCCAACATTTAGTACTCTAAGAGGCCTTCGATCCTTGGATCTTTCACGCAACAACCTTTCCGGGGAGATTCCAAAATATCTGGAGAAGCTTGCTCTCGAGTCTCTAAATCTATCCTTCAATAATTTTGAGGGTGAATTACCAAAACATGGGGTCTTTGGAAATGCCAGTCAAGTTTCAGTGCTCGGAAATAATAAGCTTTGTGGGGGTATTCCAGAATTAAATTTGCCTCAATGCTCTAGCCAAGCTTCCAAGAAACGGAGAAAGTCTCTTGCATCAAAAGTAAAAATctcagttgttgttgttgtcctgTGCCTTATGTTAGTATCATGTATCTTTGCCGCTCTTTATTGGGTAAGAAAGTCAAGAAGGAAACCTGTTGATGTGCCTTCTGCGGAGGATCCTTTTGTCACCATGTCTTATGCAGAACTCTTTAAAGCAACAGATGGCTTCTCTTCTACCAATTTGGTCGGCACCGGAAGTTTTGGCACTGTATATAAAGGGGCTCTAGATCGTGATGGAACTATGCTAGCAGTGAAAGTCTTCAATGTTCAACAACAAGGAGCTCTGAGGAGCTTCATGGCTGAATGCGAAGCCTTGAAaaacattaggcatcggaatctTGTTAAGATCTTAACTTGCTGTGTAAGCATTGATTTTAAGggcaatgattttaaagctcTAGTTTACGAGTACATGCCCAATGAAAGTCTAGACAAGTGGTTGCACAGAGACGGCGATGACCAGCTTGGAAGGAACTTGAAGTTTACTCAAATGCTAAACATAGCTATTGATGTGGCTTCTGCACTGGATTATCTGCATAATCATTGCCAAAAGCCAATCATTCATCGAGATTTAAAGCCAAGCAATATActtcttgatgatgacatgattgctcACGTGGGTGATTTCGGGCTAGCCAAGTTCTTACCTGAGGTTGCTCAAACTAGCTCGATTGGAATCAAGGGATCTATTGGATACATCGCTCCAG AATATGCGATGGGCAGTAAagcatctacacaaggagatgttTATAGCTATGGAATCTTTCTATTGGAGATGATCACTGGAAAGGGGCCAACTGATGGCATGTTTATGgacaatctaagccttcatcatttcGCTAAGTTGGCTTTGCTTGAACGAGTAATGGAGATTGTTGAGCCACAACTATTTATAGAAGACACTAAAGTTACTCAAGGCAATGGAAATCACATCAATACAAGAAATAGAATGCATGAATGCTTGATTTTAATGGTCAGAATCGGTGTGTTGTGCTCTTCAGAGTCTCCAAGAGAACGAATGTGCATGAAAGATGTGGCttcagaaatgcatgcaatcaaGAACCAGTATCTCGGGGTCAAGATTCACAGAGACATATAA